One genomic window of Aethina tumida isolate Nest 87 chromosome 3, icAetTumi1.1, whole genome shotgun sequence includes the following:
- the LOC109608585 gene encoding protein tramtrack, beta isoform isoform X36, with product MASDQFSLHWDNFHNNMSSGMNSLLENEDLVDVTLAVEGKCLKAHKVVLSVCSPYFKELFKNNPCQHPIVFMKDVSYVALSDLLQFMYQGEVQVSQDNLTSFIKTAEALQIKGLTGENNGSNDTEVEVEKNSIAPVVAPPPQPTPQQEFRTEYKPLQKQRKVLQSQSQPTPSPKRARLSSDNSQLMTPVTKTEQLAPISTSNEVVQFKMEPYDQNQSISIDETPDETFGDDNTLDEANVDDTEDYSMMEGGEEEPQAGTSAEGAGEGQDIIYFDVGKKHPKIVVENYDYVIHSKMVNKTIWRCALYYKTKCKARIMTSGMVVQMNGIHNHIANVKSDKYENMLSQRVCIVRK from the exons ATGGCGTCGGATCAGTTTTCCCTTCATTGGGATAACTTCCACAACAACATGAGTTCCGGGATGAACTCATTGCTCGAGAACGAGGACTTAGTGGATGTTACATTGGCGGTCGAAGGAAAATGTCTGAAGGCCCACAAAGTAGTGTTGTCGGTTTGCAGCCCCTACTTCAAAGAACTTTTCAAAAACAATCCGTGTCAGCATCCAATCGTGTTCATGAAAGACGTTAGTTATGTCGCGCTCAGTGATTTATTACAGTTCATGTACCAGGGAGAAGTGCAAGTTAGTCAGGACAATTTAACATCGTTTATCAAGACTGCAGAAGCCTTACAAATCAAGGGTCTCACGGGCGAAAATAAC gGCTCCAATGACACTGAAGTTGAGGTGGAAAAGAACAGTATCGCCCCCGTTGTGGCGCCGCCTCCACAACCGACGCCACAACAGGAGTTCCGTACCGAGTACAAACCGCTGCAGAAGCAACGTAAGGTGCTTCAGTCCCAATCACAACCCACTCCCTCCCCAAAACGTGCACGACTCTCCTCTGACAATTCTCAATTAATGACCCCGGTAACAAAGACTGAACAGCTGGCCCCAATATCCACCTCCAATGAGGTGGTACAGTTTAAAATGGAACCATATGATCAGAATCAATCTATTAGTATTGATGAGACACCAGACGAGACTTTTGGGGATGATAATACTTTGGATGAGGCTAATGTTGACGACACAGAAGATTATAGTATGATGGAAGGGGGCGAGGAAGAACCGCAGGCTGGCACTAGTGCTGAAGGAGCTGGTGAAGGACAAG ATATAATCTACTTCGATGTTGGTAAAAAACATCCAAAAATCGTCGTTGAAAATTACGACTACGTGATTCATTCAAAAATGgtgaataaaacaatatgGAGATGCGCTTTGTACTATAAAACTAAATGCAAAGCTAGAATCATGACTAGTGGAATGGTCGTTCAAATGAACGGCATCCACAATCACATAGCTAATGTAAAATCCGATAAATACGAAAACATGCTTTCGCAACGTGTATGCATTgtacgaaaataa
- the LOC109608585 gene encoding modifier of mdg4 isoform X43 — MASDQFSLHWDNFHNNMSSGMNSLLENEDLVDVTLAVEGKCLKAHKVVLSVCSPYFKELFKNNPCQHPIVFMKDVSYVALSDLLQFMYQGEVQVSQDNLTSFIKTAEALQIKGLTGENNGSNDTEVEVEKNSIAPVVAPPPQPTPQQEFRTEYKPLQKQRKVLQSQSQPTPSPKRARLSSDNSQLMTPVTKTEQLAPISTSNEVVQFKMEPYDQNQSISIDETPDETFGDDNTLDEANVDDTEDYSMMEGGEEEPQAGTSAEGAGEGQGLIHFTVGDKTPKIVWDHFVYKIGRAGCEKTTWSCLRKRKTSCGAKFITRDMFLLNAYLDHNHCPDFNGPLDDMILDMMK, encoded by the exons ATGGCGTCGGATCAGTTTTCCCTTCATTGGGATAACTTCCACAACAACATGAGTTCCGGGATGAACTCATTGCTCGAGAACGAGGACTTAGTGGATGTTACATTGGCGGTCGAAGGAAAATGTCTGAAGGCCCACAAAGTAGTGTTGTCGGTTTGCAGCCCCTACTTCAAAGAACTTTTCAAAAACAATCCGTGTCAGCATCCAATCGTGTTCATGAAAGACGTTAGTTATGTCGCGCTCAGTGATTTATTACAGTTCATGTACCAGGGAGAAGTGCAAGTTAGTCAGGACAATTTAACATCGTTTATCAAGACTGCAGAAGCCTTACAAATCAAGGGTCTCACGGGCGAAAATAAC gGCTCCAATGACACTGAAGTTGAGGTGGAAAAGAACAGTATCGCCCCCGTTGTGGCGCCGCCTCCACAACCGACGCCACAACAGGAGTTCCGTACCGAGTACAAACCGCTGCAGAAGCAACGTAAGGTGCTTCAGTCCCAATCACAACCCACTCCCTCCCCAAAACGTGCACGACTCTCCTCTGACAATTCTCAATTAATGACCCCGGTAACAAAGACTGAACAGCTGGCCCCAATATCCACCTCCAATGAGGTGGTACAGTTTAAAATGGAACCATATGATCAGAATCAATCTATTAGTATTGATGAGACACCAGACGAGACTTTTGGGGATGATAATACTTTGGATGAGGCTAATGTTGACGACACAGAAGATTATAGTATGATGGAAGGGGGCGAGGAAGAACCGCAGGCTGGCACTAGTGCTGAAGGAGCTGGTGAAGGACAAG GACTAATACACTTTACTGTTGGAGACAAGACCCCAAAAATAGTATGGGATCACTTTGTCTATAAAATTGGAAGGGCTGGCTGTGAGAAAACCACTTGGAGTTGCTTAAGGAAAAGGAAAACTAGTTGTGGTGCCAAATTTATTACTAGAGATATGTTTTTGTTGAACGCATATTTAGATCACAATCACTGTCCCGATTTCAATGGTCCTTTGGACGATATGATATTAGACATGATGAAATAA
- the LOC109608585 gene encoding protein tramtrack, beta isoform isoform X15, with the protein MASDQFSLHWDNFHNNMSSGMNSLLENEDLVDVTLAVEGKCLKAHKVVLSVCSPYFKELFKNNPCQHPIVFMKDVSYVALSDLLQFMYQGEVQVSQDNLTSFIKTAEALQIKGLTGENNGSNDTEVEVEKNSIAPVVAPPPQPTPQQEFRTEYKPLQKQRKVLQSQSQPTPSPKRARLSSDNSQLMTPVTKTEQLAPISTSNEVVQFKMEPYDQNQSISIDETPDETFGDDNTLDEANVDDTEDYSMMEGGEEEPQAGTSAEGAGEGQGIVYFTKGKKYPIMIIDNYEFKLDGKTDNKTYWRCTKRHTKCKARLHTSGKTIRTVDNVHNHPPSFKGEPSSLIAQKVHDLSPHLKHISIYY; encoded by the exons ATGGCGTCGGATCAGTTTTCCCTTCATTGGGATAACTTCCACAACAACATGAGTTCCGGGATGAACTCATTGCTCGAGAACGAGGACTTAGTGGATGTTACATTGGCGGTCGAAGGAAAATGTCTGAAGGCCCACAAAGTAGTGTTGTCGGTTTGCAGCCCCTACTTCAAAGAACTTTTCAAAAACAATCCGTGTCAGCATCCAATCGTGTTCATGAAAGACGTTAGTTATGTCGCGCTCAGTGATTTATTACAGTTCATGTACCAGGGAGAAGTGCAAGTTAGTCAGGACAATTTAACATCGTTTATCAAGACTGCAGAAGCCTTACAAATCAAGGGTCTCACGGGCGAAAATAAC gGCTCCAATGACACTGAAGTTGAGGTGGAAAAGAACAGTATCGCCCCCGTTGTGGCGCCGCCTCCACAACCGACGCCACAACAGGAGTTCCGTACCGAGTACAAACCGCTGCAGAAGCAACGTAAGGTGCTTCAGTCCCAATCACAACCCACTCCCTCCCCAAAACGTGCACGACTCTCCTCTGACAATTCTCAATTAATGACCCCGGTAACAAAGACTGAACAGCTGGCCCCAATATCCACCTCCAATGAGGTGGTACAGTTTAAAATGGAACCATATGATCAGAATCAATCTATTAGTATTGATGAGACACCAGACGAGACTTTTGGGGATGATAATACTTTGGATGAGGCTAATGTTGACGACACAGAAGATTATAGTATGATGGAAGGGGGCGAGGAAGAACCGCAGGCTGGCACTAGTGCTGAAGGAGCTGGTGAAGGACAAG GCATTGTATATTTTACGAAAGGCAAAAAATACCCGATCATGATAATCGACAATTATGAGTTCAAATTGGACGGCAAAACCGATAACAAAACTTACTGGCGTTGTACGAAACGGCACACCAAGTGCAAGGCGAGACTTCATACTTCTGGAAAAACGATAAGAACCGTAGACAATGTCCATAATCATCCGCCGTCGTTCAAAGGAGAACCGAGCAGTCTTATTGCCCAGAAAGTCCACGATTTGTCCCCTCATTTAAAACACATCtctatatattattag
- the LOC109608585 gene encoding protein tramtrack, beta isoform isoform X12, giving the protein MASDQFSLHWDNFHNNMSSGMNSLLENEDLVDVTLAVEGKCLKAHKVVLSVCSPYFKELFKNNPCQHPIVFMKDVSYVALSDLLQFMYQGEVQVSQDNLTSFIKTAEALQIKGLTGENNGSNDTEVEVEKNSIAPVVAPPPQPTPQQEFRTEYKPLQKQRKVLQSQSQPTPSPKRARLSSDNSQLMTPVTKTEQLAPISTSNEVVQFKMEPYDQNQSISIDETPDETFGDDNTLDEANVDDTEDYSMMEGGEEEPQAGTSAEGAGEGQGKIYFQNGHKHPKIIVEGYDYVYSKQFDQGPTVWRCAQNHKMKCKCRAFTTGKNVLLIAQHNHPRRTLPIKDLVSKRVTIKKSDMLTIGLLKNSRDWFLF; this is encoded by the exons ATGGCGTCGGATCAGTTTTCCCTTCATTGGGATAACTTCCACAACAACATGAGTTCCGGGATGAACTCATTGCTCGAGAACGAGGACTTAGTGGATGTTACATTGGCGGTCGAAGGAAAATGTCTGAAGGCCCACAAAGTAGTGTTGTCGGTTTGCAGCCCCTACTTCAAAGAACTTTTCAAAAACAATCCGTGTCAGCATCCAATCGTGTTCATGAAAGACGTTAGTTATGTCGCGCTCAGTGATTTATTACAGTTCATGTACCAGGGAGAAGTGCAAGTTAGTCAGGACAATTTAACATCGTTTATCAAGACTGCAGAAGCCTTACAAATCAAGGGTCTCACGGGCGAAAATAAC gGCTCCAATGACACTGAAGTTGAGGTGGAAAAGAACAGTATCGCCCCCGTTGTGGCGCCGCCTCCACAACCGACGCCACAACAGGAGTTCCGTACCGAGTACAAACCGCTGCAGAAGCAACGTAAGGTGCTTCAGTCCCAATCACAACCCACTCCCTCCCCAAAACGTGCACGACTCTCCTCTGACAATTCTCAATTAATGACCCCGGTAACAAAGACTGAACAGCTGGCCCCAATATCCACCTCCAATGAGGTGGTACAGTTTAAAATGGAACCATATGATCAGAATCAATCTATTAGTATTGATGAGACACCAGACGAGACTTTTGGGGATGATAATACTTTGGATGAGGCTAATGTTGACGACACAGAAGATTATAGTATGATGGAAGGGGGCGAGGAAGAACCGCAGGCTGGCACTAGTGCTGAAGGAGCTGGTGAAGGACAAG GCAAGATTTACTTTCAAAACGGCCACAAACatccaaaaataattgtagaagGGTACGATTACGTGTACAGTAAACAATTTGACCAAGGTCCGACAGTTTGGAGATGCGCCCAGAATCACAAGATGAAGTGCAAGTGTAGAGCTTTCACGACCGGTAAAAACGTCTTGCTGATCGCACAGCACAATCACCCGCGTAGGACTTTACCCATAAAAGATTTGGTCTCCAAGCGTGTCACCATCAAGAAATCCGACATGCTCACGATCGGACTGTTAAAAAATTCCAGAGATTGGTTCTTGTTCTAA
- the LOC109608585 gene encoding protein tramtrack, beta isoform isoform X20, whose protein sequence is MASDQFSLHWDNFHNNMSSGMNSLLENEDLVDVTLAVEGKCLKAHKVVLSVCSPYFKELFKNNPCQHPIVFMKDVSYVALSDLLQFMYQGEVQVSQDNLTSFIKTAEALQIKGLTGENNGSNDTEVEVEKNSIAPVVAPPPQPTPQQEFRTEYKPLQKQRKVLQSQSQPTPSPKRARLSSDNSQLMTPVTKTEQLAPISTSNEVVQFKMEPYDQNQSISIDETPDETFGDDNTLDEANVDDTEDYSMMEGGEEEPQAGTSAEGAGEGQDTIYFDVGTKNPKIIVDNYDFNMARKAESKTMWICSYYFKTKCKTRLTTSGRLVYITGSEHNHKPKEKKSKFTNLLSQKVTIIRNITP, encoded by the exons ATGGCGTCGGATCAGTTTTCCCTTCATTGGGATAACTTCCACAACAACATGAGTTCCGGGATGAACTCATTGCTCGAGAACGAGGACTTAGTGGATGTTACATTGGCGGTCGAAGGAAAATGTCTGAAGGCCCACAAAGTAGTGTTGTCGGTTTGCAGCCCCTACTTCAAAGAACTTTTCAAAAACAATCCGTGTCAGCATCCAATCGTGTTCATGAAAGACGTTAGTTATGTCGCGCTCAGTGATTTATTACAGTTCATGTACCAGGGAGAAGTGCAAGTTAGTCAGGACAATTTAACATCGTTTATCAAGACTGCAGAAGCCTTACAAATCAAGGGTCTCACGGGCGAAAATAAC gGCTCCAATGACACTGAAGTTGAGGTGGAAAAGAACAGTATCGCCCCCGTTGTGGCGCCGCCTCCACAACCGACGCCACAACAGGAGTTCCGTACCGAGTACAAACCGCTGCAGAAGCAACGTAAGGTGCTTCAGTCCCAATCACAACCCACTCCCTCCCCAAAACGTGCACGACTCTCCTCTGACAATTCTCAATTAATGACCCCGGTAACAAAGACTGAACAGCTGGCCCCAATATCCACCTCCAATGAGGTGGTACAGTTTAAAATGGAACCATATGATCAGAATCAATCTATTAGTATTGATGAGACACCAGACGAGACTTTTGGGGATGATAATACTTTGGATGAGGCTAATGTTGACGACACAGAAGATTATAGTATGATGGAAGGGGGCGAGGAAGAACCGCAGGCTGGCACTAGTGCTGAAGGAGCTGGTGAAGGACAAG atacgaTTTACTTCGATGTGGGAACTAAGAACCCGAAAATCATCGTCGACAACTACGATTTTAACATGGCACGCAAAGCCGAATCAAAAACCATGTGGATTTGTTCGTATTATTTCAAAACGAAATGTAAAACCAGATTAACAACCAGCGGTAGATTAGTTTACATAACTGGATCAGAACACAATCATAAACCTAAGGAGAAAAAATCTAAGTTTACTAATTTGTTGTCGCAGAAAGTCACTATTATTCGCAACATCACCccctaa
- the LOC109608585 gene encoding modifier of mdg4 isoform X25, protein MASDQFSLHWDNFHNNMSSGMNSLLENEDLVDVTLAVEGKCLKAHKVVLSVCSPYFKELFKNNPCQHPIVFMKDVSYVALSDLLQFMYQGEVQVSQDNLTSFIKTAEALQIKGLTGENNGSNDTEVEVEKNSIAPVVAPPPQPTPQQEFRTEYKPLQKQRKVLQSQSQPTPSPKRARLSSDNSQLMTPVTKTEQLAPISTSNEVVQFKMEPYDQNQSISIDETPDETFGDDNTLDEANVDDTEDYSMMEGGEEEPQAGTSAEGAGEGQGVVHFTLGNKYPKMVLYNNMFKIDKKFVNKTSWCCSSREKYKCKAKLLTEGKSLVLKNINHNHPDNFKGSVQDLVPQIVHMVKYITD, encoded by the exons ATGGCGTCGGATCAGTTTTCCCTTCATTGGGATAACTTCCACAACAACATGAGTTCCGGGATGAACTCATTGCTCGAGAACGAGGACTTAGTGGATGTTACATTGGCGGTCGAAGGAAAATGTCTGAAGGCCCACAAAGTAGTGTTGTCGGTTTGCAGCCCCTACTTCAAAGAACTTTTCAAAAACAATCCGTGTCAGCATCCAATCGTGTTCATGAAAGACGTTAGTTATGTCGCGCTCAGTGATTTATTACAGTTCATGTACCAGGGAGAAGTGCAAGTTAGTCAGGACAATTTAACATCGTTTATCAAGACTGCAGAAGCCTTACAAATCAAGGGTCTCACGGGCGAAAATAAC gGCTCCAATGACACTGAAGTTGAGGTGGAAAAGAACAGTATCGCCCCCGTTGTGGCGCCGCCTCCACAACCGACGCCACAACAGGAGTTCCGTACCGAGTACAAACCGCTGCAGAAGCAACGTAAGGTGCTTCAGTCCCAATCACAACCCACTCCCTCCCCAAAACGTGCACGACTCTCCTCTGACAATTCTCAATTAATGACCCCGGTAACAAAGACTGAACAGCTGGCCCCAATATCCACCTCCAATGAGGTGGTACAGTTTAAAATGGAACCATATGATCAGAATCAATCTATTAGTATTGATGAGACACCAGACGAGACTTTTGGGGATGATAATACTTTGGATGAGGCTAATGTTGACGACACAGAAGATTATAGTATGATGGAAGGGGGCGAGGAAGAACCGCAGGCTGGCACTAGTGCTGAAGGAGCTGGTGAAGGACAAG gtGTAGTGCATTTCACGCTAGGAAATAAGTACCCTAAAATGGTGTTGTATAACAACATGTTCAAAATCGATAAGAAATTTGTCAACAAGACATCGTGGTGTTGTTCGAGCAGAGAAAAATATAAGTGCAAAGCTAAATTGTTAACTGAAGGGAAGTCTCTGGTACTTAAAAACATCAACCACAACCATCCCGATAATTTTAAAGGGTCTGTCCAAGATTTGGTCCCTCAAATTGTACATATGGTCAAATATataactgattaa
- the LOC109608585 gene encoding protein tramtrack, beta isoform isoform X19: MASDQFSLHWDNFHNNMSSGMNSLLENEDLVDVTLAVEGKCLKAHKVVLSVCSPYFKELFKNNPCQHPIVFMKDVSYVALSDLLQFMYQGEVQVSQDNLTSFIKTAEALQIKGLTGENNGSNDTEVEVEKNSIAPVVAPPPQPTPQQEFRTEYKPLQKQRKVLQSQSQPTPSPKRARLSSDNSQLMTPVTKTEQLAPISTSNEVVQFKMEPYDQNQSISIDETPDETFGDDNTLDEANVDDTEDYSMMEGGEEEPQAGTSAEGAGEGQGFIYFDVGQKNPKIVLNFHEYLIHKKEVTQTMWICNQYFHPKGERCKAKVRTQGRVAYIINTHNHDPKVGVDRLKNMISQPIFIRKDSS; the protein is encoded by the exons ATGGCGTCGGATCAGTTTTCCCTTCATTGGGATAACTTCCACAACAACATGAGTTCCGGGATGAACTCATTGCTCGAGAACGAGGACTTAGTGGATGTTACATTGGCGGTCGAAGGAAAATGTCTGAAGGCCCACAAAGTAGTGTTGTCGGTTTGCAGCCCCTACTTCAAAGAACTTTTCAAAAACAATCCGTGTCAGCATCCAATCGTGTTCATGAAAGACGTTAGTTATGTCGCGCTCAGTGATTTATTACAGTTCATGTACCAGGGAGAAGTGCAAGTTAGTCAGGACAATTTAACATCGTTTATCAAGACTGCAGAAGCCTTACAAATCAAGGGTCTCACGGGCGAAAATAAC gGCTCCAATGACACTGAAGTTGAGGTGGAAAAGAACAGTATCGCCCCCGTTGTGGCGCCGCCTCCACAACCGACGCCACAACAGGAGTTCCGTACCGAGTACAAACCGCTGCAGAAGCAACGTAAGGTGCTTCAGTCCCAATCACAACCCACTCCCTCCCCAAAACGTGCACGACTCTCCTCTGACAATTCTCAATTAATGACCCCGGTAACAAAGACTGAACAGCTGGCCCCAATATCCACCTCCAATGAGGTGGTACAGTTTAAAATGGAACCATATGATCAGAATCAATCTATTAGTATTGATGAGACACCAGACGAGACTTTTGGGGATGATAATACTTTGGATGAGGCTAATGTTGACGACACAGAAGATTATAGTATGATGGAAGGGGGCGAGGAAGAACCGCAGGCTGGCACTAGTGCTGAAGGAGCTGGTGAAGGACAAG GATTCATATACTTCGACGTGGGccaaaaaaatccaaaaatagtGCTCAACTTTCATGAATACTTGATCCACAAAAAGGAGGTGACCCAGACAATGTGGATTTGTAACCAATATTTCCATCCGAAGGGGGAGCGTTGCAAAGCAAAAGTCAGGACGCAGGGAAGAGTTGCGTACATCATCAACACCCACAATCATGACCCCAAAGTTGGAGTTGACAGACTTAAAAACATGATATCGCAGCCCATTTTCATTCGAAAGGATTCTTCCTAG
- the LOC109608585 gene encoding protein tramtrack, beta isoform isoform X35 yields the protein MASDQFSLHWDNFHNNMSSGMNSLLENEDLVDVTLAVEGKCLKAHKVVLSVCSPYFKELFKNNPCQHPIVFMKDVSYVALSDLLQFMYQGEVQVSQDNLTSFIKTAEALQIKGLTGENNGSNDTEVEVEKNSIAPVVAPPPQPTPQQEFRTEYKPLQKQRKVLQSQSQPTPSPKRARLSSDNSQLMTPVTKTEQLAPISTSNEVVQFKMEPYDQNQSISIDETPDETFGDDNTLDEANVDDTEDYSMMEGGEEEPQAGTSAEGAGEGQGTIYFDVGNTNPKIIFDDQDFVVHSKTPGRTFWRCTSYFKTRCKFKMSTSGMNLFVRGEHNHPKKSKSYINMKKQRVNIFYKNK from the exons ATGGCGTCGGATCAGTTTTCCCTTCATTGGGATAACTTCCACAACAACATGAGTTCCGGGATGAACTCATTGCTCGAGAACGAGGACTTAGTGGATGTTACATTGGCGGTCGAAGGAAAATGTCTGAAGGCCCACAAAGTAGTGTTGTCGGTTTGCAGCCCCTACTTCAAAGAACTTTTCAAAAACAATCCGTGTCAGCATCCAATCGTGTTCATGAAAGACGTTAGTTATGTCGCGCTCAGTGATTTATTACAGTTCATGTACCAGGGAGAAGTGCAAGTTAGTCAGGACAATTTAACATCGTTTATCAAGACTGCAGAAGCCTTACAAATCAAGGGTCTCACGGGCGAAAATAAC gGCTCCAATGACACTGAAGTTGAGGTGGAAAAGAACAGTATCGCCCCCGTTGTGGCGCCGCCTCCACAACCGACGCCACAACAGGAGTTCCGTACCGAGTACAAACCGCTGCAGAAGCAACGTAAGGTGCTTCAGTCCCAATCACAACCCACTCCCTCCCCAAAACGTGCACGACTCTCCTCTGACAATTCTCAATTAATGACCCCGGTAACAAAGACTGAACAGCTGGCCCCAATATCCACCTCCAATGAGGTGGTACAGTTTAAAATGGAACCATATGATCAGAATCAATCTATTAGTATTGATGAGACACCAGACGAGACTTTTGGGGATGATAATACTTTGGATGAGGCTAATGTTGACGACACAGAAGATTATAGTATGATGGAAGGGGGCGAGGAAGAACCGCAGGCTGGCACTAGTGCTGAAGGAGCTGGTGAAGGACAAG gtACCATTTACTTTGACGTCGGAAACACGAATCCGAAAATTATATTCGATGATCAGGACTTTGTCGTCCATTCAAAAACGCCGGGAAGAACTTTTTGGAGATGCACATCTTATTTCAAAACCAGATGCAAATTCAAAATGTCAACTAGTGGCATGAATTTGTTCGTCCGTGGCGAACACAATCATcccaaaaaatcaaaatcctACATTAATATGAAGAAACAGcgagtgaatattttttataaaaataagtaa
- the LOC109608585 gene encoding protein tramtrack, beta isoform isoform X10: MASDQFSLHWDNFHNNMSSGMNSLLENEDLVDVTLAVEGKCLKAHKVVLSVCSPYFKELFKNNPCQHPIVFMKDVSYVALSDLLQFMYQGEVQVSQDNLTSFIKTAEALQIKGLTGENNGSNDTEVEVEKNSIAPVVAPPPQPTPQQEFRTEYKPLQKQRKVLQSQSQPTPSPKRARLSSDNSQLMTPVTKTEQLAPISTSNEVVQFKMEPYDQNQSISIDETPDETFGDDNTLDEANVDDTEDYSMMEGGEEEPQAGTSAEGAGEGQGVIYFKPGHKYAKMILKHYEFKIEKLQPGKTLWCCNCKEKSKCKARLITYGKNLVIKNKHHNHPPTFKGDLQDLNSQRVNIYYSNQRNTVLIMCSAFHARK; this comes from the exons ATGGCGTCGGATCAGTTTTCCCTTCATTGGGATAACTTCCACAACAACATGAGTTCCGGGATGAACTCATTGCTCGAGAACGAGGACTTAGTGGATGTTACATTGGCGGTCGAAGGAAAATGTCTGAAGGCCCACAAAGTAGTGTTGTCGGTTTGCAGCCCCTACTTCAAAGAACTTTTCAAAAACAATCCGTGTCAGCATCCAATCGTGTTCATGAAAGACGTTAGTTATGTCGCGCTCAGTGATTTATTACAGTTCATGTACCAGGGAGAAGTGCAAGTTAGTCAGGACAATTTAACATCGTTTATCAAGACTGCAGAAGCCTTACAAATCAAGGGTCTCACGGGCGAAAATAAC gGCTCCAATGACACTGAAGTTGAGGTGGAAAAGAACAGTATCGCCCCCGTTGTGGCGCCGCCTCCACAACCGACGCCACAACAGGAGTTCCGTACCGAGTACAAACCGCTGCAGAAGCAACGTAAGGTGCTTCAGTCCCAATCACAACCCACTCCCTCCCCAAAACGTGCACGACTCTCCTCTGACAATTCTCAATTAATGACCCCGGTAACAAAGACTGAACAGCTGGCCCCAATATCCACCTCCAATGAGGTGGTACAGTTTAAAATGGAACCATATGATCAGAATCAATCTATTAGTATTGATGAGACACCAGACGAGACTTTTGGGGATGATAATACTTTGGATGAGGCTAATGTTGACGACACAGAAGATTATAGTATGATGGAAGGGGGCGAGGAAGAACCGCAGGCTGGCACTAGTGCTGAAGGAGCTGGTGAAGGACAAG gcGTAATCTATTTCAAACCAGGACACAAGTATGCAAAAATGATATTGAAGCATTACGAATTCAAAATAGAAAAACTACAACCAGGAAAAACGTTATGGTGTTGTAACTGCAAAGAAAAATCGAAATGCAAAGCCAGATTAATAACATAcggaaaaaatttagttattaaaaataaacatcacAATCACCCTCCGACTTTTAAGGGTGACCTGCAAGATTTAAACTCACAAAGagtgaatatttattacagtaaccaaaggaatactgtattaattat gtGTAGTGCATTTCACGCTAGGAAATAA